In Fundidesulfovibrio magnetotacticus, a single window of DNA contains:
- a CDS encoding sensor domain-containing diguanylate cyclase — protein MRNAPTPEETLAKTTLLLVEDDDQTASDLQDLLRPLTREFLHASDGSQGLKIFRERRPDMVLTALTLPPSLDGISLATILKTHAPDTPVLALVSQDEEPVLFQAVEAGIDGCLRKPLDRGAALPVLYRHARHALHRRQEEARAALFSYLLDINPHCIISTREGRMDYANRTCLQHLGHETLESLLEGRPGSRTSIHMAGENIPLHDFTWLDILRSKPGRQHTVCFSTDGEPCSGDNMFWVTHKGFPELDREVVTFTDITPLEQERVQLIYRATTDSLTGVANRYKLSEAINTEHVRFRRYGAPLSLIMFDIDHFKAVNDTHGHMAGDLVLQELAGLVLRNIRDTDALGRWGGEEFMILSPYTVQDDALELAGRLCEIVSRHPFAGAPGVTCSFGVAQARQGESLQTLLQRVDQAVYLAKRNGRNRVEAA, from the coding sequence ATGCGCAACGCCCCCACGCCGGAAGAAACCCTCGCGAAGACCACCCTGCTCCTGGTCGAGGACGACGACCAGACCGCCTCGGACCTCCAGGACCTCCTTCGCCCCCTGACGAGGGAATTCCTTCACGCCAGCGACGGCTCCCAGGGACTCAAGATCTTCCGGGAACGACGCCCCGACATGGTGCTCACGGCCCTGACCCTGCCGCCCTCCCTGGACGGCATTTCGCTGGCGACCATCCTCAAGACCCACGCCCCGGACACCCCCGTGCTGGCCCTGGTCTCCCAGGACGAGGAGCCCGTCCTCTTCCAGGCCGTGGAGGCGGGCATCGACGGCTGCCTGCGCAAGCCGCTGGACCGGGGGGCCGCCCTCCCCGTGCTCTACCGCCACGCCCGGCACGCCCTGCACCGCCGCCAGGAGGAAGCCCGGGCCGCGCTCTTCTCCTACCTCCTGGACATCAACCCCCACTGCATCATCTCCACGCGCGAAGGGCGCATGGACTACGCCAACCGCACCTGCCTCCAGCACCTGGGGCACGAAACGCTCGAAAGCCTCCTGGAAGGCAGGCCCGGGTCCAGGACCAGCATCCACATGGCCGGAGAGAACATCCCCCTGCACGACTTCACCTGGCTGGACATCCTGCGCTCCAAGCCCGGACGCCAGCACACCGTCTGCTTCTCCACCGACGGCGAGCCATGCTCCGGCGACAACATGTTCTGGGTGACCCACAAGGGCTTCCCCGAGCTGGACCGCGAGGTGGTCACCTTCACCGACATCACGCCCCTGGAGCAGGAGCGCGTCCAGCTCATCTACCGCGCCACCACGGACAGCCTCACCGGCGTGGCCAACCGCTACAAGCTCTCCGAAGCCATCAACACCGAGCACGTGCGCTTCCGGCGTTACGGGGCCCCGCTGAGCCTCATCATGTTCGACATCGACCACTTCAAGGCCGTCAACGACACCCACGGCCACATGGCCGGGGACCTAGTGCTCCAGGAGCTGGCCGGGCTCGTGCTGCGCAACATCCGCGACACCGACGCCCTGGGCCGCTGGGGCGGCGAGGAGTTCATGATCCTCTCCCCCTATACCGTCCAGGACGATGCCCTTGAACTGGCCGGACGCCTCTGCGAGATTGTGTCCCGGCACCCCTTCGCGGGCGCGCCCGGCGTCACGTGCAGCTTCGGCGTGGCCCAGGCGCGCCAGGGGGAATCCCTCCAGACCTTGCTCCAGCGCGTGGATCAGGCCGTCTACCTGGCCAAACGCAACGGCAGAAACCGCGTGGAGGCCGCATGA